A region of the Microtus ochrogaster isolate Prairie Vole_2 linkage group LG1, MicOch1.0, whole genome shotgun sequence genome:
ttgaactcctgatcctcctgcctccgcctagCAAGTGTTAGGATTTCAGGCAAATACCATAGTGCTCAGTCCTGTCTTGGCTTCAAATGATGAAGCAGCTCTTTCATGAGTGTTTTGTTACTTATACCATTGGCCACCTTTTCTCTTACTGtgctttagtttgttttttgagacaaggtctcactatgtagccttggatgacctggaactctctttgtagaccaggatatcctcaaatttgcagagatccacctgctcctgttAACCAAGAAGAGATGGGATTAAAgccacgtgccaccatgcctggcttctatgattgttgttatttaaaaaaattattcttgttcAGTTTTTCTCTCATCATGTTTTAGAAATTTTGGATGAAATTTAAGTCTGTTTTTTTCTATAGTAATTGctaaattataaatgttttgttgatattctttTAGTGGCCACCTTACATGTTTCATTATTTAAAGCTCAAGCCTAAATTAAGCCATTTTTAGCCTTCTTCACAAACACAAGGACCTTAAAGCAACTTCCTGTGATAGTACCCATTTGCTTCCATGGTATCACTATGAGATTTATACACAAGTGTTGGTTTTTGCTCAAGTATTTCCTTTGTGCTTTCTTCCCCCATTGCAGCATAGATCTCTTTTTAATCTGAAAGTTTGTCTGCCTGGTGtttacctttaaatttttctttacagtAAGGGTCTGTTTGTGTGAAactattgctttttaaattttcatttggaaatcTTTTCATTATCCTCCTTCATATAAGACACTTGCTCTATATATTCTGGGATGTCAGCAAGTGTCTATTATTGAAGGTaacatttatgttttgtttctattaCCATGTTAAGTCTTCTCATTCTAATCATTAGCTCCTATTTATATGACTAgctttttagaaaaattttagcCTAATGTCATCTCTTTTCTTTGGTGTGTGACaattttagcatatgtttctAGTTGTGGATTTCTTATGCTGTTATCTTGTTTGACTCCTGAAATCAGGACATTTGTGTCATTCATCAGTTCTAGAAGATTCTCagaatttaatctttaaattgcttttgttcatccctttcttctcttcttcagaCTTCAATCAGTGGTATACGAGACCAGTTTTTTTACTCTGGCCTCTTTGTCAATGTTTCTTAACCTCTCTCATATTTTCtatctctttgcttctctgtgaTATGAAAACCAGACAAGATCGAGGTAGGTAAATATGAAAGCCAGATTTACTCAAGAGGCAAACATAAATATTAGCCTTGCAATTCAGACATAAAGCCTTGAATCCAAAACAAGTTAAAAGAGTTACAGCTGAGATCTTTTCATTAGAAAAGCAACCCAAGAGGGACTAAAGCTAATACCCCATCTCCTGGCAGTGCAAATCCAGAAAGCACCCTTGGTTTGAGACCTAAGGATTCCTGTGTTAGGGTTAACTAACTGTGAgttcaataacaaaaatatacaagTAAACAAGCAAGACtggaaacacaaataataaacttCATGATCGGACATCCAGAGACTTAATATGCTAGGAATTTAAAACTATTGTTTGAACTTACAGTgtaataaaatgtgtttgttttgattgAGCTGGGATCTGTTTTATAACAGGAAGGCACTTTGGGACATTTCCTCAGAGTCACTATAGTGGGATACTTACTATTTAGTTAAAACCTTTGAGACTTccttattgtatttatatatttatttattgcagaGCTTTAGAAGAACTCTTTTAAGGTATTGAAGCCCTATTTCTCCTGAATTCATAAAAGATATATGGGGGAAATTGTATAGGATGATTGATAAAATGGCAATGCATTTTATCAAAAGGGTATGACTAGGTAGCATTCCAACACCcaaaagtctgaggcaggaggatcccaggttTCAGGTCAGCAGCCCAGGCTTCATAGCAAGACCAcgtcttaaaaggaaaacagacctctagaaacaaaatgaaactaaagGGAAATTAGGGCTAGATAGTACATATCGTGTAAAAACACCGCAGAGCCGTGccagcatggtgctggggatatagctcagaggTCAAGTGTTTACCTCACCTGCACAAgaccttgagttcaatccccagtaccgaataaaatgaaaacaaatgtactATTCTCTTGGACTTTgtatgttctttgtttttccccCTTGATTGACTGTAACATTCTTTCCACCTTTCTGCTCCCTGGCATTTTCAGGCGTAATATTCATGGAGTGAGCAAAGAGAAAATAGCGAGAATGTTGGAGCACTACCAGCGCTTTGTATCCGTTCCGATCATCATGAGTTCTTCAGACCCAGAGAGGACGGAGCGCATCGCATTGTGTGCATATgcctgtgaggaccagagttctgggTAGGCTGAGTCTGCTGACAAAGCCTCAGTTTGCAGCTGCGCattgtttttaatgatgtgttTGAAGACGTTTGCCGTCAGCTGAGGATGTTAGCAAGAGAAGTGAAAGGTCATGTGGAAGATGAGTTTTTCCCTTGGAGCTGAGGGTTTGCAAGTCTCTGCCTATACAGCAAATACACTATTttagcttttcccttttctcttaatTGTTTTTGTATATATCCATATTACTTTTAGTTTGTTAGGTTTTAGTGAAGGTactcctttttttaaaaccttatttatttatttattatgaatacaatattctgtctttgtatatgcccacatgccagaagagggcaccagaccccattacagatggttgtgagccaccatgtggttgctgggaattgaactcgggacctttggaagagcaggcagtgctcttaacctctgagccatctctccagcccctaatgaAGGTACTCTTAAGTTTCCCATAAAGAGTTCCATTAATGTTAAGTGTGATTTTATTTGGGAAAGCTTAACAGGAGAGCTGGAACTTTGAGGATCCCTGATATAAAGGAAGATGGTTTGACAAACTGAATAAGTCATGGAAGTTGAAAGTGTGATGTTGAATTAGAAATGAATATCTAACAAATGACATCTTAAATGAGAGCTTCCTTACCTGTTTctttagtctctctctcccttcctctcccctcccgtTCCCTCTGAAATTACCTGGCGccagtgagaaggaaacatggaacatgcAATAGACCTGCTTAGGGGCTTATTACAGGGGTTGGTACAGCTGTGGGGAAGTCTGTgtgcaaagagagacagagagaaagatggcgcgtccagcttttaaaagctgcctagcgcatGTGCACAGGGGATTGACGTGACTAGTATGACAGGGCTCACGCATGCTGCCAGGGCTTAGCTGAGTCGTACCTGGATGGTGCCACCACACAGGCACGAAGGTCACGTGGGGCCTGGGGCCATTAgacacttctgcctgagggcttgtctgcacaagCNNNNNNNNNNNNNNNNNNNNNNNNNNNNNNNNNNNNNNNNNNNNNNNNNNNNNNNNNNNNNNNNNNNNNNNNNNNNNNNNNNNNNNNNNNNNNNNNNNNNNNNNNNNNNNNNNNNNNNNNNNNNNNNNNNNNNNNNNNNNNNNNNNNNNNNNNNNNNNNNNNNNNNNNNNNNNNNNNNNNNNNNNNNNNNNNNNNNNNNNNNNNNNNNNNNNNNNNNNNNNNNNNNNNNNNNNNNNNNNNNNNNNNNNNNNNNNNCTTTTTTTCGTTTTtccagagtttctttgtgtaacagtcctggctgtcctagaacttgctttgtagaccaggctggtctcgaactgctgagatcctgcctctgcctcccaaaaatgctgggattaaaggtgtgcgccatcactgcctgactctttctttgttttcaattttgtttttctttccagacaGACTTAAAGCAGAGTGTTGAGTATgaatgccaccacatctggctgcttctttttttttaatcacacaaATTATGTTGTATTATTGCTCTTGTTGGTAGCGTGGACCTGGGAAGGAAGAGCCTAAAAATAGgtagactaaagtctcatgcagtaACCAGCTTTTTTCAGGACATTAGACAGTTTATATTCTGAGGACATTCTGAGGGTTTAGCAAGGTTCTGTGAGCAAAGTTCACTTTAGTTCAAGTTGGATATAGATAGGCACAAGGGCAAGGTCACATGAGTTACGTTGAACGCAGTCAGGAGGACAACCCGTGTTCAGAGATGTCATCTGAGTAATTAGTAACGGATGGGGAATCTGAAGTAAACCACTCCTATTTACTACACCTAGGCGGGCATGAAGCACATTCCAGGATCAGCCCATGTGATGGAGGAGCAGAGAATACCGGACGCTTGTCTTGTAGAAATCTCACATAGCTTCATTCATGGACTATATCTGACAGTGTTGGTTTTGTGGTcctgtagagcagtggttcctaATCTTCATAATGCTGGaactctttaatatagttcctcatgttgtggtgactaccacaccataaagttattttcattgctactttataactataattttcctAGTGTTATggattgcaatgtaaatatctgtgttttctgatggtcttcgGTGACCTCtctgaaagggttgtttgaccctcAAAGGgctcatgacccacagattgagaaacaaTTCTATAAGTGAAGCTTCTTCTGGCAGATGGACATGGAGGTAAGTCTATGGACTGTAACATATGCTGAGCTGTGGGTGTGGACGAGCCAGCACGGTGATGTCCTCTCATGTGAGCACAGTGAGACCTTCATAGTAATAGTCAGCACATAGCTCTGTGACTGACAGCCACAGGCTACTGTCCAACTCAGTCTGCTCTCTGGATGCTGCACCGAGTGCCAGGCATAGGATTCAGAGTAAAGGATGTGTTTATGATATTTTAGGGAAAGCCTAAGATTAGCTCTTAAAACACTTCTACTAGTCCGAGAAAGTGCCCTGCCTCTGAGCTATACTACTGACTTATATCCCCATCCCAGCTTTGGTAATTTttgtacaatttattttttagtatttagaATAAATGGTAAATGCTGTCTGGTTGCATGCTTCTTTAATTTAAATCACAGTATTAATGGTACTGTGAAGAGACTTTCTTACCACTCTTCAAAAAAATGTCTTGTAGCCCAGGAGACAATGAAGCTATTACCtctgaaaaagaagagaatgttTTATCCACATCTGTGAAGCACTTAGAGTTACCTGAGGAGAAGACACCTGAAGTGGCCAAAGAAGCAGTGTTCCCCGAGGGCACTTCCCCCCTCCCTCGTGCCAGtttaaacagaggaagaaaggagatgagCACCTTGGGTCATGGTGTTCACAGCAGCCCCTTCTTGCGGGAAGCCCCAAACACCTGTTTTTCTCACTCTGAAAGCAAAGTTCAAGCCACAGACAAGAGTGAGAAAGAGCAAGAGCCGATGACATCAAAAGAGCGTGCTGAAGTCGATGGTTGGAGTCCTGCAGAGGGAGCATCTCCAAGTAATTACTGTGCTGAGGACAGTCAAGGAGCTGGTGAGCTTGCAAGTGCTGGGACCCTCCAAAGTGAAAATCCCCCACCTCCTGAAATACTGGAAGAAAgaacaacaggaaagaaaaagaccactggaaaacaaaaaagcaaatcatCTTTGGAAAAGTTCCCAAAACCTGAACCATCAAATTTTGTGGGTGACTGGCCAGTTGATAAGACAATCAGCCAGAGGACCAAAAGGAACCGGAAAACTGAAAAAGGTTTATCTGTACAAAATGACAAGAAGTGTCATCGCCCTCAGTCGCAGATAGTATTTGATACTAGGGTGTCTGTGAATACGGATCATGTCCCACAGCGAGGCTCTCCACATGGAAAGGACGATCTTCCAGAAGTGCCCAGTAGCTGTCAGTATGATCCTTACAAAAGTACCGAGCAACCCTCCTTCAGCACTGTGGGCGACTGGCCCTCACCTGCTTCATTAGCTCAGAGAGAGCACAGGTCGAGGATACCAAAAGCTGGCTTAAGTGAAACCAGCTTAGAATTTGGAGCTAGTGACAGTGTGGGTGAAATACCCTTGTACCCCACACATGAGGCCTACTGGGGCACAAGCCCTGAAGAACTCAAATCACTGGGTTCCACCCTTCGAAGTTCTGAAATGCTGCCTAGTAAAGCAACTCACGAGGATCAAACTTCCCTGAGCAAAACGATTCCTAGCCAGCATACActgccccttcccttctccagtAGTGCAGCTGCGCTTCCTGGAGTCGTGGGACCTCCTCGGTCTCTAGCAGTGGGGGTGTCTGGGATTGTCTCTGGAGTAGATACGAGCACATATGCCCAGACTGAGCCCCAAGATTTTGCTCTTTTGTGGAaactagaaaagaataaaatcagtGTTTCAGATTCTGTCAGAGTGCTAACAGGAAAACTAGATGGGTTTAAGCCAAAAGATTTTACTACTAATAGGAAATTAAATGTTCATGAAGCAATTCCATACAGAGTAATGCATGACAAAAGCACATATGTGGAAGAAAGTGAGCTCACCAGTGCCGACGAGTCTGAGAATCTTAACATCCTTTGTAAGCTATTTGGGTCATTTTCCTTAGAAGCCCTGAAAGATTTATATGAGAGATGTAATAAAGATATTATTTGGGCCACGAGCCTTTTGTTGGACTCAGAGACTAAACTATGTGAGGACACTGAGGTTGAGAATCCCCCCAGATCATATGACGAGTCACAAGTGGGGCCATTCTCTATGGGGCTGGATTTGAAGGAAATTATTGGCCATAGAGGAACCTCAGAAGATCCTAAGTGTTCCGTGTCAGAATTTAACCCTGGGGCTGGTATCAGGAACACTAACGCACAGTCTGCTGGTGATGCAGAGAAGGGAAACTCGAAGCAGGAAGAGATAAGAGCTGTAAATCCTGAAAATCCTGAGCTCATTACCAGACTATTTCCTAATGCTGCTGTAAACATAAAAAGTAATACTGCAGtagttcctagcactcaggctGACGTGTCGGGTGTACACAGCTTTAAGCTGCCTCTTTCGCTTACTCCAAAACCTAATGTCCTCAAAGATGTTAGTGAAATGGAGAAGAATCTAGTAGCCACAGAGACTGGCGGCagtattcattcttttttaaatttatctgatATTATCAACTCTGCAACAAGCACTTCAAATCCTGACTTAAATGAAGTTTATCTTACTAGCTCGctggaagtaaagaaaaatgacaatcttCCTAAGGATTATGTGAAATTTGGAAACATGGAAGAATTTATCAATGAAGATaaacaggaaatggagaaaatTCTAATGCCAGGAACTAGTTTGTCAGCTGGAGTTAGTCGAGAGGATCGAACCGAGGTATTGAATCCCACACCAGTGATGGCCAAATCTCTGACCATAGACTGTCTGGAGTTGGCATTACCCCCTGAGTTGGCTTTCCAACTTAATGAGTTATTTGGCCCAGTTGGTATTGATTCAGGTAAGGAAAAAGTaaattatctgtgtgtgtgcgcacgtgtgcatgAGCACGTGCCAGCATGTGTGTGAATAGACAGCGTGTGTAAGGTTATCTCATTGGCTGACTCTGTCAGCAGGTTATATCACATATTTTTACTTAGTGCCTTATATTTGGCATAACATGTTTTTAAAGGATTCAAAACAATTTGAAGTAGAgaatatttatgtaaaattttatatCAGTATATCCATTAATATGTTAGAAGTTTATTTGCAAAAGTGAACTTTGTGTCTTTTGGTGTTATTTCAGATAGATTTAAGGCAGGAAGTAATTTCCTAGAACACAATTACGGAAATCTTAGCTAAAGGAATGTATGGAGCTGAGAGCAACCTAAGTAGATTTGTCACGAAGCTTTGTGTGTGCACCAGCTACGTATGAAAACAATGTCAGAACATAAGAACATTTCATGTAAATAGGAATGTGTTCGTGATGATGACAATATTTGGTTTATGCATATGATAGTCGAGTGTGTTGTCTGCAAATGTATGATGAGTAACgatggtctttttctctttttcttcccttcacaAGGCTCTCTAACAGTTGAGGATTGTGTGGTTCATATAGATCTGAATCTGGCTAAAGTGATTCATGAGAAATGGAGAGACTCTGTAATGGTTAGTAGCTTCTTTGTATGAAAAGCCAGCTCCCTGTGTTTGTTTTACACATATGCAGACTTAAATACatgcacaaaattttaaaaaatagtgaaaataaatcttaaaaatcagaGTTTTGTAAGTAcggaaatatatatatgtagctATTCCTAGTAATTTcacttatataattttattgttttacttaattttaataacGACTTATAGTGCATGAGAAGAACTGATTTCTAGAGAAAGCTGCTATAACTTTGTAGCTTTATATCCCAGTGCCCCGCCCTTTGCCAATCTTTGCGCTGCCTTTGTGTGCAGGAgcgacagagacaggaggaggtgTCTTGTGGCAAGTGCGTGCAAGGTAAAGTACATATTCTGGCTTTCACTTTGTCTTGAGGTTGAAACATGGAGTGTGcctttttgtttcgttttgtcttttaagacaggtttctctgtgtaaacactctgtcctggaactccctctatagaccaggctggcctcgaatttggagatctgcctacttttgtctcccaagttctgggattaaaagtgtgctccacTACCACTGGctcaagtgtgcatgcatgtcttaACTCATTTTCAATGTGCTTCCACAAAATATGGTACCCAAggatttctaaaattaaatcaaaaaaatttgtgtgtgtgtgtgtgtgtatgtgtgtgtgtgtgatgcagtgtgtatgatggtgtgtgtgtgtatatgtgtgtgtgatggtgtatgtgtACAGTTCAGAGAACAGTATGTAGGTGTCTCTACTATGtgtcctgggacttgaactcaggttgttaggtttGGCAGTGGATACCTTTACtcattgaacttaggacctctgaaagaggagccagtgctcttaaccactgagccatctctccagccccctccaatTGGCTTCTTAAACAGTCTTGTCTCCAGTGATTTCTGTCATGGCAGGTCTGGTGAGAAGGACCTTCCTTTTGTCATGAAGCACTGTTAGTACTTCTTTTGTGCAACCAAGGTGCGAAGCTTCAGGTTGAAGATTCTTGGGCTCCACTTTATTTCAGACCTGTGACATGTGTAGCAGGGAACACTGGCCACACACCTAAGAGTGTATACGATtgatgtactttaaaaaaatgaaagacataaaTTTTGGTTCacctggggtggggagtgggttTTGGACAAGATGGGGGAGGCGGGTGAATATGATCTAAACAatctatgaaattttcaaagaattaatacaattatttaaaaagagagataaagCTGACTGAAGGTAGAGTTGACTAAACTGTAGTGTANNNNNNNNNNNNNNNNNNNNNNNNNNNNNNNNNNNNNNNNNNNNNNNNNNNNNNNNNNNNNNNNNNNNNNNNNNNNNNNNNNNNNNNNNNNNNNNNNNNNNNNNNNNNNNNNNNNNNNNNNNNNNNNNNNNNNNNNNNNNNNNNNNNNNNNNNNNNNNNNNNNNNNNNNNNNNNNNNNNNNNNNNNNNNNNNNNNNNNNNNNNNNNNNNNNNNNNNNNNNNNNNNNNNNNNNNNNNNNNNNNNNNNNNNNNNNNNNNNNNNNNNNNNNNNNNNNNNNNNNNNNNNNNNNNNNNNNNNNNNNNNNNNNNNNNNNNNNNNNNNNNNNNNNNNNNNNNNNNNNNNNNNNNNNGAGAGACAGGGCTGGAGCAGAGTGTGTCTGTACCC
Encoded here:
- the N4bp2 gene encoding NEDD4-binding protein 2 isoform X2, translated to MPRKRKNLGGNPLRKTANSQEIVVSRVASPEEPTTTLPSMCETKIAQEELFTSISEMFSALDPDVVYLMLSECDFKVENAMDCLLELSATDAKMEESPSQTCVACEDKPVASGSAAMDMRPPEEDSEDSKLDSFLDMQLTEDLDSLIQNAFEKLNSSPDDQNTGSNNEILQNSAASLGSNPLTSPSVLNESESFTKGSTLAVDGGFSEDSPLSGSLNPADDSVVGSGNFSQRQKDLLEPKCPSTQCPQALVDLGTSEPQVPSNLPLQNPGLDLPGTDGDRKSASVPDVFVPSEGFSFKPHKHPELPPKGKDMNYCPVLAPLPLLLPPPPPPPIWNPMIPAFDLFQGNHGFVAPVVTTAAHWRPVNYTFPPPIISHTSPTKAWRNSEGTSAYQVQEAPVSQPARKKTTSYVGLVLVLLRGLPGSGKSFLARTLQEDNPGGVILSTDDYFYINGQYQFDVKYLGEAHEWNQNRAKEAFEKKVSPVIIDNTNLQAWEMKPYVALSQKHKYKVLFREPDTWWKFKPKELARRNIHGVSKEKIARMLEHYQRFVSVPIIMSSSDPERTERIALCAYACEDQSSGPGDNEAITSEKEENVLSTSVKHLELPEEKTPEVAKEAVFPEGTSPLPRASLNRGRKEMSTLGHGVHSSPFLREAPNTCFSHSESKVQATDKSEKEQEPMTSKERAEVDGWSPAEGASPSNYCAEDSQGAGELASAGTLQSENPPPPEILEERTTGKKKTTGKQKSKSSLEKFPKPEPSNFVGDWPVDKTISQRTKRNRKTEKGLSVQNDKKCHRPQSQIVFDTRVSVNTDHVPQRGSPHGKDDLPEVPSSCQYDPYKSTEQPSFSTVGDWPSPASLAQREHRSRIPKAGLSETSLEFGASDSVGEIPLYPTHEAYWGTSPEELKSLGSTLRSSEMLPSKATHEDQTSLSKTIPSQHTLPLPFSSSAAALPGVVGPPRSLAVGVSGIVSGVDTSTYAQTEPQDFALLWKLEKNKISVSDSVRVLTGKLDGFKPKDFTTNRKLNVHEAIPYRVMHDKSTYVEESELTSADESENLNILCKLFGSFSLEALKDLYERCNKDIIWATSLLLDSETKLCEDTEVENPPRSYDESQVGPFSMGLDLKEIIGHRGTSEDPKCSVSEFNPGAGIRNTNAQSAGDAEKGNSKQEEIRAVNPENPELITRLFPNAAVNIKSNTAVVPSTQADVSGVHSFKLPLSLTPKPNVLKDVSEMEKNLVATETGGSIHSFLNLSDIINSATSTSNPDLNEVYLTSSLEVKKNDNLPKDYVKFGNMEEFINEDKQEMEKILMPGTSLSAGVSREDRTEVLNPTPVMAKSLTIDCLELALPPELAFQLNELFGPVGIDSGSLTVEDCVVHIDLNLAKVIHEKWRDSVMERQRQEEVSCGKCVQDPLLAGPAVLDNSEQKSSQKTGKKLLKTLAAPETPDPWNTQTKKVSLREIMSEEIALQEKHDLKRETLMFEKDCATKLKEKQLFKIFPAINQNFLMDIFKDHNYSLEHTVQFLNCVLEGDPVKTVVAQECGHQNENITTHTALKSKEKKAKKQRETDDTAGDSSFQDFEYPEYDDYRAEAFLHQQKRMECYSKAKEAYRMGKKNVATFYAQQGSLHEQKMKEANHLAAVEIFEKVNASLLPQNVLDLHGLHVDEAIEHLTAVLQRKTEEFKQNGGKPYLSVITGRGNHSQGGVARIKPAVIKYLTSHSFRFSEIKPGCLKVMLK
- the N4bp2 gene encoding NEDD4-binding protein 2 isoform X3 — encoded protein: MDCLLELSATDAKMEESPSQTCVACEDKPVASGSAAMDMRPPEEDSEDSKLDSFLDMQLTEDLDSLIQNAFEKLNSSPDDQVYSFLPLQDAKSFNNPSTFMNSDSSGMTSVLSVQNTGSNNEILQNSAASLGSNPLTSPSVLNESESFTKGSTLAVDGGFSEDSPLSGSLNPADDSVVGSGNFSQRQKDLLEPKCPSTQCPQALVDLGTSEPQVPSNLPLQNPGLDLPGTDGDRKSASVPDVFVPSEGFSFKPHKHPELPPKGKDMNYCPVLAPLPLLLPPPPPPPIWNPMIPAFDLFQGNHGFVAPVVTTAAHWRPVNYTFPPPIISHTSPTKAWRNSEGTSAYQVQEAPVSQPARKKTTSYVGLVLVLLRGLPGSGKSFLARTLQEDNPGGVILSTDDYFYINGQYQFDVKYLGEAHEWNQNRAKEAFEKKVSPVIIDNTNLQAWEMKPYVALSQKHKYKVLFREPDTWWKFKPKELARRNIHGVSKEKIARMLEHYQRFVSVPIIMSSSDPERTERIALCAYACEDQSSGPGDNEAITSEKEENVLSTSVKHLELPEEKTPEVAKEAVFPEGTSPLPRASLNRGRKEMSTLGHGVHSSPFLREAPNTCFSHSESKVQATDKSEKEQEPMTSKERAEVDGWSPAEGASPSNYCAEDSQGAGELASAGTLQSENPPPPEILEERTTGKKKTTGKQKSKSSLEKFPKPEPSNFVGDWPVDKTISQRTKRNRKTEKGLSVQNDKKCHRPQSQIVFDTRVSVNTDHVPQRGSPHGKDDLPEVPSSCQYDPYKSTEQPSFSTVGDWPSPASLAQREHRSRIPKAGLSETSLEFGASDSVGEIPLYPTHEAYWGTSPEELKSLGSTLRSSEMLPSKATHEDQTSLSKTIPSQHTLPLPFSSSAAALPGVVGPPRSLAVGVSGIVSGVDTSTYAQTEPQDFALLWKLEKNKISVSDSVRVLTGKLDGFKPKDFTTNRKLNVHEAIPYRVMHDKSTYVEESELTSADESENLNILCKLFGSFSLEALKDLYERCNKDIIWATSLLLDSETKLCEDTEVENPPRSYDESQVGPFSMGLDLKEIIGHRGTSEDPKCSVSEFNPGAGIRNTNAQSAGDAEKGNSKQEEIRAVNPENPELITRLFPNAAVNIKSNTAVVPSTQADVSGVHSFKLPLSLTPKPNVLKDVSEMEKNLVATETGGSIHSFLNLSDIINSATSTSNPDLNEVYLTSSLEVKKNDNLPKDYVKFGNMEEFINEDKQEMEKILMPGTSLSAGVSREDRTEVLNPTPVMAKSLTIDCLELALPPELAFQLNELFGPVGIDSGSLTVEDCVVHIDLNLAKVIHEKWRDSVMERQRQEEVSCGKCVQDPLLAGPAVLDNSEQKSSQKTGKKLLKTLAAPETPDPWNTQTKKVSLREIMSEEIALQEKHDLKRETLMFEKDCATKLKEKQLFKIFPAINQNFLMDIFKDHNYSLEHTVQFLNCVLEGDPVKTVVAQECGHQNENITTHTALKSKEKKAKKQRETDDTAGDSSFQDFEYPEYDDYRAEAFLHQQKRMECYSKAKEAYRMGKKNVATFYAQQGSLHEQKMKEANHLAAVEIFEKVNASLLPQNVLDLHGLHVDEAIEHLTAVLQRKTEEFKQNGGKPYLSVITGRGNHSQGGVARIKPAVIKYLTSHSFRFSEIKPGCLKVMLK
- the N4bp2 gene encoding NEDD4-binding protein 2 isoform X4; this encodes MDCLLELSATDAKMEESPSQTCVACEDKPVASGSAAMDMRPPEEDSEDSKLDSFLDMQLTEDLDSLIQNAFEKLNSSPDDQNTGSNNEILQNSAASLGSNPLTSPSVLNESESFTKGSTLAVDGGFSEDSPLSGSLNPADDSVVGSGNFSQRQKDLLEPKCPSTQCPQALVDLGTSEPQVPSNLPLQNPGLDLPGTDGDRKSASVPDVFVPSEGFSFKPHKHPELPPKGKDMNYCPVLAPLPLLLPPPPPPPIWNPMIPAFDLFQGNHGFVAPVVTTAAHWRPVNYTFPPPIISHTSPTKAWRNSEGTSAYQVQEAPVSQPARKKTTSYVGLVLVLLRGLPGSGKSFLARTLQEDNPGGVILSTDDYFYINGQYQFDVKYLGEAHEWNQNRAKEAFEKKVSPVIIDNTNLQAWEMKPYVALSQKHKYKVLFREPDTWWKFKPKELARRNIHGVSKEKIARMLEHYQRFVSVPIIMSSSDPERTERIALCAYACEDQSSGPGDNEAITSEKEENVLSTSVKHLELPEEKTPEVAKEAVFPEGTSPLPRASLNRGRKEMSTLGHGVHSSPFLREAPNTCFSHSESKVQATDKSEKEQEPMTSKERAEVDGWSPAEGASPSNYCAEDSQGAGELASAGTLQSENPPPPEILEERTTGKKKTTGKQKSKSSLEKFPKPEPSNFVGDWPVDKTISQRTKRNRKTEKGLSVQNDKKCHRPQSQIVFDTRVSVNTDHVPQRGSPHGKDDLPEVPSSCQYDPYKSTEQPSFSTVGDWPSPASLAQREHRSRIPKAGLSETSLEFGASDSVGEIPLYPTHEAYWGTSPEELKSLGSTLRSSEMLPSKATHEDQTSLSKTIPSQHTLPLPFSSSAAALPGVVGPPRSLAVGVSGIVSGVDTSTYAQTEPQDFALLWKLEKNKISVSDSVRVLTGKLDGFKPKDFTTNRKLNVHEAIPYRVMHDKSTYVEESELTSADESENLNILCKLFGSFSLEALKDLYERCNKDIIWATSLLLDSETKLCEDTEVENPPRSYDESQVGPFSMGLDLKEIIGHRGTSEDPKCSVSEFNPGAGIRNTNAQSAGDAEKGNSKQEEIRAVNPENPELITRLFPNAAVNIKSNTAVVPSTQADVSGVHSFKLPLSLTPKPNVLKDVSEMEKNLVATETGGSIHSFLNLSDIINSATSTSNPDLNEVYLTSSLEVKKNDNLPKDYVKFGNMEEFINEDKQEMEKILMPGTSLSAGVSREDRTEVLNPTPVMAKSLTIDCLELALPPELAFQLNELFGPVGIDSGSLTVEDCVVHIDLNLAKVIHEKWRDSVMERQRQEEVSCGKCVQDPLLAGPAVLDNSEQKSSQKTGKKLLKTLAAPETPDPWNTQTKKVSLREIMSEEIALQEKHDLKRETLMFEKDCATKLKEKQLFKIFPAINQNFLMDIFKDHNYSLEHTVQFLNCVLEGDPVKTVVAQECGHQNENITTHTALKSKEKKAKKQRETDDTAGDSSFQDFEYPEYDDYRAEAFLHQQKRMECYSKAKEAYRMGKKNVATFYAQQGSLHEQKMKEANHLAAVEIFEKVNASLLPQNVLDLHGLHVDEAIEHLTAVLQRKTEEFKQNGGKPYLSVITGRGNHSQGGVARIKPAVIKYLTSHSFRFSEIKPGCLKVMLK